ATGCTGAAACCACTACCTGGGGCATTCATAAATGCTTCCAGTGAATTGGAAATGGCTGGAAACAGTTTGCGGCAAGGTGCTGAATCGGCGGCGGTAACTTACGAGCGGCTGATTGACTTGCAAAGCCTCTGGTTTAAGGGGGCCGAAACTGGATTGACCGCACTTCGTGATAGAGTGAAAGATATAATTGCGTCCTACGGTGGCGCTATTGAAGGGCAGACTCAGAAATTGATGAATGATTGGACTAATAAGGTCGAGGAGTGCCTGAAGAGTTACTCTGCCCAGGTGGACGAACTAAAAGGAGGGCTGGAAGAATTGCAGGAAGCGATCAGCAACTTCAAACGAAAATCCTGAACATGTTCTCCCGCACCCGACGTACGAAGCAAACTCCAAGTGAGGAGAACCCTTTTGTTCTCTCCTTTTCAGACCTGATGGCAGGTTTGCTTGCCATCTTTATCCTTGCGCTCATAGTCACCATGCTGGAGCTGCAGAAGCGGAAGGAGGAACTGTTGCGAGAACAGGAGAAAATCAAGATTACGCTCGTGGAGTTGATTGGGAGCCTTCAAGAAATCCAAACAATCCAAACCGACATAGTGAGCGCTTTAGACGGGGTCAGTCAGCGTGAGCGCTCTTTAACAGCCATGCTAGAAGGGATTCAAGATGACCTGAAAGAGCGGGGTGTTAAGGTCATTGTGGCGGAGAATGGCAGCGTGCTTCGAATTCCAGAACAGGGTCTTAGCTTTGCTTCGGGGAAATATGACATTCCACCCCTTTCGGAACGGAACGCGACGGCTATTGGCCACGCACTGGCTCATGCCCTTGAGCAAGAGGTCAATCGTCGGATGCTTGATACAGTCTTCATAGAAGGTCATACCGATGCCGTACCGAACACACGTGAAATGGGCAATTGGGGGCTCAGCACCTACAGAGCCATTTCTCTTTGGAATTATTGGACCTTAAAACCAGGTGAACTTTCGAAAATGAAAGATTTAAACAATTTGCCAATGGATCCGAGCCAACTCCCCCGTTCCCTGGTATCAGTCAGTGGTTATGCGGAGACACGATCAACTCATCCACCCGAAATAGCTTCCGTGATGAAACCAGATAGGCCTGAGGATCGCCGGATTGATATTCGTTTTACTCTTGCAGCGTCGGAGAAGAAGAATCTGGAAGACCTGCAGGGAGATTTGAAGACGATGAAAGCGAAGACTGATGCCTTGATTGAGAAACTCAAACTTTCTGATGACAATGCGCCTTGACCTGAATATTTCAGATCTCCCCCGGCCCAGTCTAAGTGACTCCTTACTTCGGCGGCCATTTTCTCGGCTAGATCAAATTAAAAAGCACAACGAAGAGCGCTGGGGGGTTGTCAGCACATCCCCAGTTTTTGAAGATCGAAAGGAAAAGTTACGGCGCAGACTTAAAGCAGCTCGACTCCCAATCGAAGAAATGGAGAAGATTCGGGCGACCGAAGTTGGTTGGCAGCGTTTGCTGCTAAGTCTTTACATTGAATCAAATGGGCAAAGTTGGCTGCCGCCATTCAACGATGCTGTTGCAGCGAAATTGCTTGGAACTGATGGTTCAGGTTGGAATGCATCCCGTCGCAGGCAGGCAGTGAGTTTGTTTTTTGAACGATTTGAGTCATTGCCAGCCCTCTCCTTCCTCGCAAAGCAACTGCGTTCGGCATTTGCAGACGGCATTACTAACTTAGGTGTAAACGGAAGAATCTGGGGGCATCAAAGGAATTCCATTTTCCAAACTGACGGACCGGAGAGGATCGCCAAGGCTGCTAATAGAGGCGAGGCCTTGGAACAATTGATGGAGCGACACAATCTGCCCGCCAAAGGAGCTTATTCGGAAAAGTTGCGCCAAGTCTATTTGCTGGAAACCCTTAAACGTTGTGATCTCGGAGATGAACCCGATGTGTTTCAAGAAATTGAGAATAACCGAAAAGAACCCGCGATTGGTGCTCTTTTGCTGGGCGCAGCCGCTCTGCGCATTCTCGTATCCAGAGTTGAGACTGAGGGGCATCACCAGTGGCCTGATGCTTGGCGCAAATGGTTAGTGCGACTTGGATGCGATCCCCGGATGGGAAGACATACAGCAGAAGGGGCCAAGTGGTGGGGGTGGGCCACAAGTACACAATGGAATCTTGCGGTGCAGGGGGTCATTGGGTTGTCGCTTAAATTTTTCTTCGACTTCCTGGACGGAACCGTCTCAGCCCATCAATGGGAGGAGCGGAAAGAGTTTCTCCAGAGTCTATTCGATGCCGGAAAAATAATGGATGCTCGCCTGATTCTGAACCAACAGTGTATGCAGAGATTGCCTGCTAAGATGAGGGATCGATGGAACACTGCAAATCTGATTTCGACAACCTGGGACACCAGCATTATAGCTCTTAAATGCACTGATGATATGATTTTGCTGGAAGGAACCCATAGCTATGCTTTGCGGGGATTTCATCGAGCGTTCCCGGTTACGGGGTTTTGGGAAAGAACACAACAGCACTATGCTGATTCAGAGCTTAGAATCCCCGAACGACGTTGTCCTGTTTTCATTCGCCATATGGGGAACTGGCGACATAAACTGCTATGGGAACTGAGAAGCAAATATCACATCGAATGGAAAATCTGAAAATATGTCTCTTTTTGCCCCAAAAGTGACTTTCGTATGGTCCTCAAACGAGGAGGGGTTGGCCATTCGATTAGGCACTTCAAAGCTCTGGAAAAAGGCACAATTGCTAAAAGCTCCGCAAGACGTGCAACGCGGCTATCGCCGCATGCAGACGCTAGCTGAGTGCGGTGAAGCTGAAATTCGTGTGGTTGATGACGGTATATTCATTTCAACCTGTGATGCTGTTCGGTTGGATGAATCGACGCGTGAGCTGTTCCATCTCCCTATGCGCTGGCAAGGGGGAATGAGGTTGAAAACTGAGTCAACACCAAGTCTGCCTGGTTTCATAGCACGTTTGGGGCTAGTGGATGCTTTGATTGATGTCGTTTGGAATTGGAGATTGAGAGGGCCAATTTTGGAAATAGGTGACACTCATTATCTACCTTCTGCTGCGCAATTTGCCGCCTTGGCAGCCTTCAAACAGTGGCAGGATTGCCCAATCAAAGACGAAATCGCAAATCTTTCTCTGCTGGCTTCTTTAACAGAAGCACACGAAGAGGGTTGCCTCATTGATCTCGAAACATACCGCGAGCAGGGTATGAAAATTGTCCGGGCAGATGAGATTGCAGTAAATGCAACAGAAGATCCAGCAACTGGCGATCTGATTTTGTGTCCCTTACCGAAAGGGAACTTTCCAGAAGTCACTGTCGATGAGATGGACCAGCGCCTTGCACAGCTTGATGGCGAATCACCGCGCAAGGTGATCCGTGTGGGAAAATGCATTATATTGCTGGATGATCAGCAGACTTCAGTGGCTCGAGCAGTGAAGGCACGTTTGCGCGTGCCCCGAAATGCCAGGGAAGAGTTCGTGAAAAATTCCGCTTTATGGCTCAGTGACAATATCTTTCCAGATGTTCCCATAGAGTTTAGCCCTCGCGTTACAGGTATCGGCGAATGGAAGGGAGGATACATGGGTGCAGTGAACGGTGAACCCGAAGATTGGTTTGGAGCAAAGCCTGAACACTCAAAAGCAAAATCTGACCCAATCTCTGCCGAAGATGAAACAGACATTGACTACGATAGTGAAGCCGAGGATGAGCCAGCATCTCCGGGATGAGTGCCTTGAATCGGTTGCTCCAGTTGCATTTGGTCTCCCAGAAGAACCAGATTCTTCGCGCATCTAGACATTGCCACAGCGTTTGCTAATGACACTTGTCCTGCCTCATCAATGAAAAGGATGTCGAGAACGCCCACCCATTCCGGTATTGTGAAAAGCCAAGCGGTTCCGGCTACAATGCCAGCCGAGTATGCGACTCGCGCGTCTTTTGAGTGCTCAATATGGACCAGACGAGGATTGGCTACAAATACAGGGTCTTTGTCGTTATCCCCCACTTTAATGCCTTGTAACTGCTGACCGTGTTCTGTTAGGGCATCACCACATGCCTTGAGCAAATTAATCACTGCCTTATGGCTATTCGATGCAATGCCAACCTTCTTGCCAGCGGACACAAGGGCGGCGATAACCCTCGACGCTGTATAAGTTTTCCCGGTTCCAGGAGGACCCTGAATAACGAGACATTCACCCTGCATCGACGCGGTGAGTCGGATCGCGGCAGCCAACGTGTCTTCATCGGCTGCTTTGAGAGCAGGACCGACAGGCCTTCCCTGCAACAAGGAAACAGCGGCAAGCGGCAGAGATTTGGCAAGGTGTTGGGCGGCAACCGAAGCGATAGCCGCTGCTATCACATCCTGACTCACGTATTCATCTGGAAGAAGTGACCCAGTGGCGGGGAAAGCTCCGTTAAACTTCGAATTTATGCTACCGCTCCCAAGTTTGAGTCGAAGCACACCGGTTGTCAGATTCAATTCCACCAAATTGGGCTTTGCATCAAGATAGTGAGCGAACCTCACCTTTGACTTCTCACCGGCGGCAAGTTTGCATTCTTGGGACGCATCAAAACGATATTCCTGTATGAGTGACTTTTTGTCAGGCACTGCATCTCCGGAAGCGCTAACTCCTTGAATGCAACCTGGGTCGTCACGCAATTCTTCCGGTGTGGCTTTGGCACGATCAAACATGCGCCACCACATTGGCTTTTGCTCGCGTCTGTGAAAGTCAACAAGATCGGCGAGTGTTAGGGCAACCAAGCCTCCTAGCGATCTCAATCGTCGTATCGTTTCAAGTTTCGCCAAGATTTCAGGTGTGAGCGGCTGAGGAGCGGCGGCCTCAACGGTTGGGAAAGGCATTGTGTTTGAGATTCCGTAATCTCTGATCGCCTGACGCAGCCACTGGGTCAGCTCAGCTGTGGACCGGCAGTCATCCTCATTGTAATCCCGAATCCCAGCGAGAATGGTGCTTTGCTCCCACTGGCGACCTTCGCCACTCTCAATCCATCGAGCATATTGAACGATCGAATCAACAGCGGTCGCGACCTCTGTTGATCGTTTTTCGCGATAGAGACTTTCCACTTTTTTGATGGAATAGCTGTCCTCTCCGATCCGAATTCCGTGACTTACGATCTGGTACAGATCGACGAAAACATTATTGCGGAGCAAATTGTCCACCTCATCCTGGCGAGAATCGTGCCTGGTGCTAAGACGGCGAATTGCGCTCACTTCATATGCTGCATAATGATAAATGTGCAGCTCTGGATTTTGAAGCCACCGAGAATAAACCCAGTCAACGAACTGCTCGAACGCCAGTTTTTCTTCCACACGATCATGAGCCCACCAGTCGTGAAACTCCAGTTCGGTTCCCTGCGAAACCTTGGTGGATGCCCCGAAGAGATATTCCAGTCCACCTGCAACCAAGGGGAAACCCTCCATGTCGAAATACACATCTGCGAAATGAGGAGGAGGCAATTTTGCCAAACCTACAGGTTCACCGTTCTTGCCCCTACTGGGTAAAATCTCAAACCTTGGTTTCGCAGCCGGATTTATCTTTCTGTCGTCGAGTGTCTGCTTCTGGAGACGAGCCTGTGCAACCAACTTTTCCAGAGAATCGTCCGCGAGTTTCCGTACCGTTTGCCCACTGGACCCTGCCAGATCAGTGAGCGTCCGTATCCCCGCCATTTTTAACTTTTTGATCTGGCCTACACTGATACCTGCAACTCTCACGGGATGATCGCGCTCCGTGAAGAACCTTTCCGCATGAGAGGTCCATCGTCCATGGTCGCTCCGGCATCCTGCCTGTACCCTTTGACCATGACCCCTCGGAAGTATGAGGGGAGAAGAACATTTTTGTCTTCGGGCGTGAAGATGAACGTCTTCTGTGGCCCTATCCGAGCCAATGCAGCACCAAGCTCAAAAATTACGTTGTCGCGGGGGACTGCCTCACTTTCCCCCTTCCCTTCCTTGTGACGAATATCATCATCACCAAGCACGACAGCCGCGCAGTCGTAGCACATGAGTTTTTTCAAAAAGACCCAGAGCGGAATGGTGTTGTGCTCGTCAAACAAGCCCTCAGTCCAAAGTTCGGGAATAAATGCGTCCTGCAAGTTGTCCCTGATGCCTTCGGCCACCGGGAGAGATTTCTTGGACGAAAAGATGATAATGCTTGGTTTCATTGCGCGGGATAAGTGGTGTGAATGGAGGAGTCATCGCCAGGGTGCCCAGTTCCACGTCCGTACCAAACATCAGTTGCGAGCCAGATTTCAAAAAAAGCAAGCCAAGCCAGAGTCCATTTCATCACGGTGGATGCTAGGGCTAAATGTGGTGTCCATTTTCGCTCTCGTGGATCGTAAAGACACAGTTTCTGAGTGGCCTGATCATAACAATGAGGCAATCGCCTTTCGCCTGCCAAAGCCCGAAGATTCGGAGTCAAGACGACTACCGTTGGGTGCAATCCAAGGGTATAGTCCATGCGAACGCGGTAGTCTCTTGAACCTTCATGGGGCATGAGCAACCCTTCCCAGGTGATCGCGTTGCAGCACTGAAGAATCGTTCCTTGCGAGAAGATCGATCTGAGCGTGAATTGCTGAGCAGCAAGCGATAAAGGCTGCCGCTGGGGGATGCGTCGAAGAGTACTCATGGATTACCGAAGAACGTTGTTGGACGGATCGGAGTTAATGAAGCGGCCATAGCGGGAACTGCCGTCAATCTTAGATTGCCAGTGTCGTGCATGACACGCATCTCCCTCCCGATGTCGTCCGCAAGTGAAAGTCGCTGTGCTCCTGGAATCGTCGAATTGAGCACCTCAATTCGCGCGTCCAAGCCCATAGCGGCGGTGTTCATAAGCTTGGTTACTTGGCTGCTCAGGCTATCTGCCCAACGGGTGAAGCTACCGTATGTTTTGAGGGTCCACTTCTCCGCAAAGTTTTCCCTTCGATCATCAGCGGGATTCAGCACATGAAAGTGATAGATACCCGCCGTTTCAGTGACTCCCACCTCGTTTTTGAGTGTTGCCAAGACCTGGATAATGAAAGCGTTCAGTGAAGTGTGCTGAGCCAGAAGCGCCTTCTGATAAGCCTTTGCCGTGATGGTCGTCAGCAAGATTGAAGAAGGCCTGTTTTTATCGTCAACCGCATACCCCTCATTGCGGAAGTGCTTCACGAGTTGGATGAGACGAAGCAGAGGTGCCTTTTCGAAGCCTTGATCGGTTGGAAGCGGCTCGACCCGATCCGAACGGGTGTTTGCTGCTGCCGTTGCATTTTTTCGAACGATAGTCGCAGAAAGTGAGGTCAGTGTTGTAGGCAACTGAGCCGCAATTGATTTGAGCCAATGGTCGCAAAAGCCGATGGGATTTGAGGCGCTCCATGTTTTTAGGCTCTTATCAGGCACCCAAAGCATCGGCTCAGGTCGCGTCGAGTCGGGGATTGCTGGTGTGATGTCCAAATCATAGTCATTCGCAAATCTCAACCGAATGCATCTCGCCTTGGGCTCGCGCATGTTCTTGTAAACACCATGCTCACCAAGAGCGTTCCAGACCAACTGCCAGACCTCTTCCGGGCTTCGGTGCTTTGAAATGAACTCCATCCAACACAAAACATCCAGATCAAATCGGGTTTCTCCCGAGGGCCGGTTTACGGTTCTTGCCCGGACCGAACCTTGAGGACGCAGATCAAGCCGGTGAAGAATCCCTTTAAGGGCTGCCGAGTTCACAAGCGCCTCTGTGACAGCTCCGTAGGAACGATCGAGGTCAGCACGCTGTGTTGTGGTCAGATCCAGCTTTGACAAAAGCCTCCCTAGAAGTGCGAGGGGCGTAGTGGCTATGGGGAATGATCTCGCGCTCATTGGGAATCGTTGTTGATTGTGTGCACCCAAATGGGTATTCTAAACTGTGTGGATCGTTTTTGAATGATCCCTCGTAAAACTGGTATGACACAATTAAAACAGATCAAGCGTTATTTTGCATGGGGAATTTAACAAATCCTGAACAATGGGCCGCCATGGAGCGGCTGCGCTTCGTGGAAAGATGCGCTTTTTGGCGTGGCGTAGTGAATCGCCAAGACCTTGTAGGCGCATATGGACTTTCCGCCACCCAGGCGACTTCCGATCTTCAGAAGTTCCAAGAATTAAATCCTGGCGCTCTTAACTACAACCTAAATAAGAAGCGTTACGAAGGCTCTCCGAGCATGCGCTGCACGCTACATAAGCCCAGAATTGAGGAAGCCATCGCCCTCTGTTTCGGAAGTGGCGACGCGCCATCTGCGCTGACTCGACCCGTCACGGAACCGTCAGGGCAAGAGACAAGCGGGTTTGTCGCCGGTGTGGAACTGCCGCTTCGCACAGCTGCTCCCGATATCCAACGTGCAGTTTTTTTAGGCGCAATTCAAAAGCTACGGGTGCAAATTGAGTACACCTCAATGACTGGGAAGAAGCCGGGGTGGAGATGGATAGCGCCTCATGCTTTCGGACACAATGGCTACCGATGGCATGTTCGCGCCTGGTGTGAGCAAAACGAGGAATTTCGAGATTTTGTACTTAGCCGCATTAAAGCTGCCCATTTTCCTATCCATGAGGCTGCTGTACCTGTTGTGGATAGCGAATGGAACAAATGGGTTACCGTGAAAGTAATTCCTGGGAGTGGTCTATCGGAGGATATGCAAAAGGGGATCATAACTGACTATAGCATGCGATCAGGAAAGCTAATTTTTGAAGTTAGAAAGGCTATGTTGAAATACACATTGCGTCATTTAGGTCTTCCAACCGGCGACACCCCTATTCCCCCACAGCTCGAACTTTTGGCTATTGAAGAATAAAGAAGAAAACACATGCCTTCTATCAGCCTAATGTTTCAATATTACACACTCTTTTCATTTTATCCTTATGGCCATCTCTACCGGAGAATTTACATCGCCATTTTTCCTTTTAAGGGGATACGAGAACTGCTGGAAATGCGGAAACAGCAGCCGCGTTGTCGGACTTGCTTCAGGCGATGCAAACAGCGAGCCCTACGTTCTTCAATACATCAAAGCGATGCCGGAGGCTTTTTTGACGGAGATTCACAAGCTCCAACCACAGCTTGAGTACCGTTTATCTCAAGCCATAGACGCCTCTTACTTCATGAACTTCTGCAGCTGCTGCGGAGCATCAATAGGTGACCACTACATCTTTAGCCAGCCAGGAGGAGCATTCTTCCCGATCACTGATGAAGATACGCAGCATATCGAAGTGCATGAACTGCCATTTCTTGGCTCATTCTCGTTCGAGTGTACGCCCGCACAAGGCATTGGCAAAGCCATTATTCAGAAAGGCACACGAGTATCCCCCCTCTCATCTAGCCCGTAAAAGATCGATGAAACTGACTCTTCTTCACCTGTATGACTTCTGATATTAGCGAACAAACGCTCCCCGGTAAAGTTGCCATCTACTGGGACTTTGAAAATCTCCATGCCGTGATGGCGGATAAAGCGCATGGCCCAGGGGCCTACAGAAAAAATTATTTGGTCGAACAGCCAATTTTCTTTGAGCTTGCGCCAGTGCTTGAATACGCAGCTTCATTTGGCGATATCATCATCAATAAAGCCTATGGCAACTGGCAGTGGTTCGCTTCCTACCGGCACATGCTCAACATCGCTGGCGTGGACTTGATCCAGATGTTTCCGCGCGGAAAAAATATGAAAAACAGCGCCGATATCCGTCTGGCGCTGGATGCCCTCGGCGACGTGTATGCCTACCCTCACCTTACCCACGTCCTTGTTATCTCCTCGGATAGCGATTTCATCAGCTTGGCTCAAAAGATCAAGCAGTCAGGCAAATTCGTCGCAGGGGTCGGCGTAAGCGGTTTCAGCAACAAATTTTGGGCTGCAAGCTGCAACGAATTCAAGTTTTTTGAAGCCCTCATTCCTTTAGAAGAGGATGTAGAACACCCGCCATCCCCACCACTGCCAACTCCAGCCGCTCAATCAGATATCTCCACCAACTTCCTCCCGGCCAGTGATGAAGACATGCCCCCCAGCACAGTGGAGTCTATACCGACCATGGAAGAAGCACGCAAAGTGCTTCACCGCGCAATGCTTCAGCTTGTGGAGCGGCGAGGTGAAAACTATGTCGCCAAATCTGGGCTGAAAAGCATCATTAAGCGCCTTATGCCCTCCTTCGATGAAAGGGCTCTGAAGTGTGGTAACTTCAGCGGATTCATCCACCAATGCGCCGACATCGTCGCAATCGTAGATGAGGACAGCGGCGGTCACGTCGCCCTGCTCAATTATGATGTCCATTCTGAGTCTCCACCTCCCCCAGAAGCAATTCATCCCCCCTCCACTGCCTCTGTTCCTACCCCACCTCCAACCACTCCAGAATGGCCCGCATCCGAACCCTCTGAGCCTTAGGCCCGAAATTATAGGATCGAAACGCGACCTATTTATACCTGCAGGTCACAAACTCGAACGGCTTTAAGATTTCAAACGAGCACCGAATCCACCCACCTTACAGACTTTTTGCTGGCCGTGAAGGAACCCTGCACAAGCTTCCCAAAGTCTGTTTGTCGCTAACACTCAGTATAACTTCTCCCTTCTTGTACTTCGTTCCAAGACTTCTCCAAGCGTAGGTTTATGCTGATCCAACGCATGTTGAACCCAATCTCGCCCAAAAAGTGAAACGTTGCAGATTTCTGCTGCACGTTTGCTTCGATTGCTGAATTTCCTTGCGGTAGTGTGGAGTGCTCTTTTCGCAAAGACAACTCCTAAGGGTCGTTCAAAAAAGGGCGCGGAGCTGCATACAGCCCGCACTCCTTCCTCACTATCAAGCTTGTCACTTTTTGTGAACTTGCATTGAATTAGCACGTTCTCGCGGTTCGGCCCCCAACCGAGAGCCACAACATCTGAACCATGGTCAGCGCTGTGGGGGGTGAGTATGACACGTTCGGAATCTCGCTCATAAATAACGGAAATTAATGCCTCAAACATCTGCCAAGAAAGATGAAGCGCATCCTCCAAAGTGATTGGGGCGCTCAACTTTCTACCTTCACGGCCTGATTGACCGAAAAGCTCCGCGATCAGTTCCGGTGCAGACACTATGTCCGGCGGGATTAGACCAAGTGCTCCCTGGATCGAGCGTTTCTTTTCGAGCAGGCCATGGAGAATGACATCGAAGGAAGCAAACTCACTATGAGTGGCGCTGGGCAGATAAACAGTCACGGGTTTCTGCTGGCCAATGCGATAGGCTCGGTCAGTCGCTTGATCCTCCTTGGCTGGATTCCAGTGCCGCTCAAGGTGAATGACATGATTCGCTGCTACGATGTTGAGACCTGCCCCAGCCGCGATAGGAGAAAGAATGCTGACTCCAAACCCAGGTCGTCTTGAAAATTCGCCAATAAGTCCAAGCCTCGTTTGTTCAGGATTGCGACGGGACGTGGCTTTCGTGTCACCATTGACAATCGGAACAGGAAGCCCATAAATCACCTCAAGATGCGCCGAAAGAGCCTCCTGAAGTTCTTTTAGGACACAAAAGACCAGAACCTTTTCCCCCTTGGCTTGAATGGTATCGAGCTGTTTGAGGAGCCACGCTAGCTTTCCTGAACGGTTGAGAATCCGGCGGCAGTTGCTTTCGGTTATTGCCGTGGGAATCGACCCTCCGCCTATAAGATCTGGGTGGAGGGAAACCTGCCGGAGATGCCACAGAGCAGCCAAATGTTGACCTTTCGGGGCAGGATCCAAGGTTAGGTCGTTAGTCTTTACGACTTCTCGT
This genomic interval from Prosthecobacter algae contains the following:
- a CDS encoding OmpA/MotB family protein yields the protein MFSRTRRTKQTPSEENPFVLSFSDLMAGLLAIFILALIVTMLELQKRKEELLREQEKIKITLVELIGSLQEIQTIQTDIVSALDGVSQRERSLTAMLEGIQDDLKERGVKVIVAENGSVLRIPEQGLSFASGKYDIPPLSERNATAIGHALAHALEQEVNRRMLDTVFIEGHTDAVPNTREMGNWGLSTYRAISLWNYWTLKPGELSKMKDLNNLPMDPSQLPRSLVSVSGYAETRSTHPPEIASVMKPDRPEDRRIDIRFTLAASEKKNLEDLQGDLKTMKAKTDALIEKLKLSDDNAP
- a CDS encoding EH signature domain-containing protein, producing MTMRLDLNISDLPRPSLSDSLLRRPFSRLDQIKKHNEERWGVVSTSPVFEDRKEKLRRRLKAARLPIEEMEKIRATEVGWQRLLLSLYIESNGQSWLPPFNDAVAAKLLGTDGSGWNASRRRQAVSLFFERFESLPALSFLAKQLRSAFADGITNLGVNGRIWGHQRNSIFQTDGPERIAKAANRGEALEQLMERHNLPAKGAYSEKLRQVYLLETLKRCDLGDEPDVFQEIENNRKEPAIGALLLGAAALRILVSRVETEGHHQWPDAWRKWLVRLGCDPRMGRHTAEGAKWWGWATSTQWNLAVQGVIGLSLKFFFDFLDGTVSAHQWEERKEFLQSLFDAGKIMDARLILNQQCMQRLPAKMRDRWNTANLISTTWDTSIIALKCTDDMILLEGTHSYALRGFHRAFPVTGFWERTQQHYADSELRIPERRCPVFIRHMGNWRHKLLWELRSKYHIEWKI
- a CDS encoding TM0106 family RecB-like putative nuclease, with product MRVAGISVGQIKKLKMAGIRTLTDLAGSSGQTVRKLADDSLEKLVAQARLQKQTLDDRKINPAAKPRFEILPSRGKNGEPVGLAKLPPPHFADVYFDMEGFPLVAGGLEYLFGASTKVSQGTELEFHDWWAHDRVEEKLAFEQFVDWVYSRWLQNPELHIYHYAAYEVSAIRRLSTRHDSRQDEVDNLLRNNVFVDLYQIVSHGIRIGEDSYSIKKVESLYREKRSTEVATAVDSIVQYARWIESGEGRQWEQSTILAGIRDYNEDDCRSTAELTQWLRQAIRDYGISNTMPFPTVEAAAPQPLTPEILAKLETIRRLRSLGGLVALTLADLVDFHRREQKPMWWRMFDRAKATPEELRDDPGCIQGVSASGDAVPDKKSLIQEYRFDASQECKLAAGEKSKVRFAHYLDAKPNLVELNLTTGVLRLKLGSGSINSKFNGAFPATGSLLPDEYVSQDVIAAAIASVAAQHLAKSLPLAAVSLLQGRPVGPALKAADEDTLAAAIRLTASMQGECLVIQGPPGTGKTYTASRVIAALVSAGKKVGIASNSHKAVINLLKACGDALTEHGQQLQGIKVGDNDKDPVFVANPRLVHIEHSKDARVAYSAGIVAGTAWLFTIPEWVGVLDILFIDEAGQVSLANAVAMSRCAKNLVLLGDQMQLEQPIQGTHPGDAGSSSASLS
- a CDS encoding TIR domain-containing protein, yielding MKPSIIIFSSKKSLPVAEGIRDNLQDAFIPELWTEGLFDEHNTIPLWVFLKKLMCYDCAAVVLGDDDIRHKEGKGESEAVPRDNVIFELGAALARIGPQKTFIFTPEDKNVLLPSYFRGVMVKGYRQDAGATMDDGPLMRKGSSRSAIIP
- a CDS encoding nucleotidyltransferase — its product is MSKLDLTTTQRADLDRSYGAVTEALVNSAALKGILHRLDLRPQGSVRARTVNRPSGETRFDLDVLCWMEFISKHRSPEEVWQLVWNALGEHGVYKNMREPKARCIRLRFANDYDLDITPAIPDSTRPEPMLWVPDKSLKTWSASNPIGFCDHWLKSIAAQLPTTLTSLSATIVRKNATAAANTRSDRVEPLPTDQGFEKAPLLRLIQLVKHFRNEGYAVDDKNRPSSILLTTITAKAYQKALLAQHTSLNAFIIQVLATLKNEVGVTETAGIYHFHVLNPADDRRENFAEKWTLKTYGSFTRWADSLSSQVTKLMNTAAMGLDARIEVLNSTIPGAQRLSLADDIGREMRVMHDTGNLRLTAVPAMAASLTPIRPTTFFGNP
- a CDS encoding WYL domain-containing protein; amino-acid sequence: MERLRFVERCAFWRGVVNRQDLVGAYGLSATQATSDLQKFQELNPGALNYNLNKKRYEGSPSMRCTLHKPRIEEAIALCFGSGDAPSALTRPVTEPSGQETSGFVAGVELPLRTAAPDIQRAVFLGAIQKLRVQIEYTSMTGKKPGWRWIAPHAFGHNGYRWHVRAWCEQNEEFRDFVLSRIKAAHFPIHEAAVPVVDSEWNKWVTVKVIPGSGLSEDMQKGIITDYSMRSGKLIFEVRKAMLKYTLRHLGLPTGDTPIPPQLELLAIEE
- a CDS encoding NYN domain-containing protein, with protein sequence MTSDISEQTLPGKVAIYWDFENLHAVMADKAHGPGAYRKNYLVEQPIFFELAPVLEYAASFGDIIINKAYGNWQWFASYRHMLNIAGVDLIQMFPRGKNMKNSADIRLALDALGDVYAYPHLTHVLVISSDSDFISLAQKIKQSGKFVAGVGVSGFSNKFWAASCNEFKFFEALIPLEEDVEHPPSPPLPTPAAQSDISTNFLPASDEDMPPSTVESIPTMEEARKVLHRAMLQLVERRGENYVAKSGLKSIIKRLMPSFDERALKCGNFSGFIHQCADIVAIVDEDSGGHVALLNYDVHSESPPPPEAIHPPSTASVPTPPPTTPEWPASEPSEP
- a CDS encoding SNF2-related protein, translated to MPHQEEAIRWLLSHAKRALIHREVVSDQRAWGAGALLADDMGLGKSFTTLIALAEWFRHWRSVATTEPPAVLFVVPLSLMENWQAEIKEAFGNSNGPFLRVVMAHPDFELNSYRRSPGAVDIAEPGNVREFGLCFGDGTGRSLDLPGSCVITTYQTLRDYRFSFAAAQWGAAVFDEAQHIKNPNAQQTIAAKALRALFRITLTGTPVENHLGDYWCILDTAEPGPLGSFSDFRKNWITPMLKDRARMHEIGKELREHIGGLMLRRTKEERLTGLHGKSIVPVSCPMSAEQEELYAEAREVVKTNDLTLDPAPKGQHLAALWHLRQVSLHPDLIGGGSIPTAITESNCRRILNRSGKLAWLLKQLDTIQAKGEKVLVFCVLKELQEALSAHLEVIYGLPVPIVNGDTKATSRRNPEQTRLGLIGEFSRRPGFGVSILSPIAAGAGLNIVAANHVIHLERHWNPAKEDQATDRAYRIGQQKPVTVYLPSATHSEFASFDVILHGLLEKKRSIQGALGLIPPDIVSAPELIAELFGQSGREGRKLSAPITLEDALHLSWQMFEALISVIYERDSERVILTPHSADHGSDVVALGWGPNRENVLIQCKFTKSDKLDSEEGVRAVCSSAPFFERPLGVVFAKRALHTTARKFSNRSKRAAEICNVSLFGRDWVQHALDQHKPTLGEVLERSTRREKLY